A single region of the Eulemur rufifrons isolate Redbay chromosome 8, OSU_ERuf_1, whole genome shotgun sequence genome encodes:
- the ATP8B2 gene encoding phospholipid-transporting ATPase ID, which yields MTVPKEMPEKWARAGAPPSWSRKKPSWGTEEERRARANDREYNEKFQYASNCIKTSKYNILTFLPVNLFEQFQEVANTYFLFLLILQLIPQISSLSWFTTIVPLVLVLTITAVKDATDDYFRHKSDNQVNNRQSQVLINGILQQEQWMNVCVGDIIKLENNQFVAADLLLLSSSEPHGLCYIETAELDGETNMKVRQAIPVTSELGDISKLAKFDGEVICEPPNNKLDKFSGTLYWKENKFPLSNQNMLLRGCVLRNTEWCFGLVIFAGPDTKLMQNSGRTKFKRTSIDRLMNTLVLWIFGFLVCMGVILAIGNAIWEHEVGTRFQVYLPWDEAVDSAFFSGFLSFWSYIIILNTVVPISLYVSVEVIRLGHSYFINWDKKMFCMKKRTPAEARTTTLNEELGQVEYIFSDKTGTLTQNIMVFNKCSINGHSYGDVFDVLGHKAELGERPEPVDFSFNPLADKKFLFWDPSLLEAVKMGDPHTHEFFRLLSLCHTVMSEEKNEGELYYKAQSPDEGALVTAARNFGFVFRSRTPKTITVHEMGTAITYQLLAILDFNNIRKRMSVIVRNPEGKIRLYCKGADTILLDRLHHSTQELLNTTTDHLNEYAGEGLRTLVLAYKDLDEEYYEEWAERRLQASLAQDSREDRLASIYEEVESNMMLLGATAIEDKLQQGVPETIALLTLANIKIWVLTGDKQETAVNIGYSCKMLTDDMTEVFIVTGHTVLEVREELRKAREKMMDSSRTVGNGFTYQEKLSSSKLTSVMEAVAGEYALVINGHSLAHALEADMELEFLETACACKAVICCRVTPLQKAQVVELVKKYKKAVTLAIGDGANDVSMIKTAHIGVGISGQEGIQAVLASDYSFSQFKFLQRLLLVHGRWSYLRMCKFLCYFFYKNFAFTMVHFWFGFFCGFSAQTVYDQYFITLYNIVYTSLPVLAMGVFDQDVPEQRSMEYPKLYEPGQLNLLFNKREFFICIAQGIYTSVLMFFIPYGVFAEATRDDGTQLADYQSFAVTVATSLVIVVSVQIGLDTGYWTAINHFFIWGSLAVYFAILFAMHSNGLFDMFPNQFRFVGNAQNTLAQPTVWLTIVLTTVVCIMPVVAFRFLRLHLKPDLSDTVRYTQLVRKKQKAQHRCMRRVGRTGSRRSGYAFSHQEGFGELIMSGKNMRLSSLALSSFTTRSSSSWIESLRRKKSDSASSPSGAADKPLKG from the exons ATGACGGTCCCCAAGGAGATGCCCGAGAAGTGGGCCCGGGCTGGGGCGCCTCCCTCTTGGAGCCGAAAGAAGCCCTCTTGGGGGACAG aagaagaaaggagggcgCGGGCTAATGACCGGGAATACAATGAGAAATTCCAGTATGCG AGTAACTGCATCAAGACCTCCAAGTACAATATTCTCACCTTCCTGCCTGTCAACCTCTTTGAGCAGTTCCAGGAAGTTGCCAATACCTACTTCCTGTTCCTTCTCATTCTGCAG tTGATCCCACAGATCTCTTCCCTGTCCTGGTTCACCACCATTGTGCCTTTGGTTCTTGTCCTTACCATCACAGCTGTTAAAGATGCCACCGATGACTAT ttcCGCCACAAGAGTGATAACCAGGTGAATAACCGTCAGTCTCAGGTGCTGATCAATGGAAT cctccagcaagAGCAGTGGATGAATGTCTGTGTTGGTGATATTATCAAGCTAGAAAATAACCAGTTTGTGGCG GCggatctcctcctcctctccagcagCGAGCCCCATGGGCTGTGTTACATAGAGACAGCAGAACTCGATGG AGAGACCAACATGAAAGTACGTCAGGCGATTCCTGTCACCTCGGAATTGGGAGACATCAGTAAGCTTGCcaagtttgatg GTGAAGTGATCTGTGAACCTCCCAACAACAAGCTGGACAAATTCAGTGGAACCCTCTACTGGAAGGAAAACAAGTTTCCCCTGAGCAACCAGAACATGCTGCTGCGGGGCTGTGTGCTGCGAAACACCGAGTGGTGCTTCGGGCTGGTCATCTTTGCAG GTCCCGACACTAAGCTGATGCAGAACAGCGGCAGGACAAAGTTCAAAAGAACGAGCATCGATCGCCTAATGAATACACTGGTGCTCTGG ATTTTTGGATTCCTGGTCTGCATGGGGGTGATCCTGGCCATTGGCAATGCCATCTGGGAACATGAGGTTGGGACGCGCTTCCAGGTCTACCTGCCCTGGGACGAGGCGGTGGACAGTGCCTTTTTCTCTGGCTTCCTCTCCTTCTGGTCCTACATCATCATCCTCAACACCGTTGTGCCCATTTCGCTCTATGTCAG TGTGGAGGTCATTCGTCTGGGCCACAGCTATTTCATCAACTGGGACAAGAAGATGTTCTGCATGAAGAAGCGGACGCCTGCCGAGGCCCGGACCACCACCCTGAACGAGGAGCTGGGCCAGGTGGAGTACATCTTCTCCGACAAGACGGGCACCCTCACCCAGAACATCATGGTCTTCAACAAGTGCTCCATCAATGGCCACAGCTACG GCGACGTGTTTGATGTCCTGGGACACAAAGCTGAATTGGGAGAG AGGCCTGAACCTGTCGACTTCTCCTTCAATCCTCTGGCTGAcaagaagtttttattttgggACCCCAGCCTCTTGGAGGCTGTCAAGATGGGGGACCCGCACACGCATGAGTTCTTCCGCCTCCTTTCCCTGTGTCATACCGTCATgtcagaagaaaagaatgaag gAGAGCTGTACTACAAAGCTCAGTCCCCGGATGAGGGGGCCCTGGTCACCGCAGCCAGGAACTTCGGTTTCGTATTCCGCTCTCGTACCCCCAAAACAATCACCGTCCATGAGATGGGCACAGCCATCACCTACCAGCTGCTGGCCATCCTGGACTTCAACAACATCCGCAAGCGGATGTCAGTCATAG TGCGGAATCCAGAGGGGAAGATCCGACTCTACTGCAAAGGGGCTGACACCATCCTGCTCGACAGACTCCACCACTCCACCCAAGAGCTGCTCAACACCACCACTGACCACCTTAAT GAGTATGCAGGGGAAGGGCTGAGGACCCTGGTCCTGGCCTACAAGGATCTGGATGAAGAGTACTACGAGGAGTGGGCTGAGAGACGCCTCCAGGCCAGCCTGGCCCAGGACAGCCGGGAGGACAGGCTGGCCAGCATCTACGAGGAGGTTGAGAGCAACATGATG CTGCTGGGTGCAACAGCCATTGAGGACAAGCTTCAGCAAGGGGTTCCAGAGACCATTGCCCTCCTGACGCTGGCCAACATCAAGATTTGGGTGCTAACGGGAGACAAACAAG AGACGGCTGTGAACATTGGCTATTCCTGCAAGATGCTGACAGACGACATGACGGAGGTGTTCATAGTCACCGGCCATACCGTCCTGGAGGTGCGGGAGGAGCTCAG GAAAGCCCGAGAGAAGATGATGGACTCATCTCGCACTGTAGGCAACGGCTTCACCTACCAGGAGAAACTTTCTTCTTCCAAACTCACTTCTGTCATGGAAGCCGTTGCTGGGGAGTACGCCCTGGTCATCAATGGCCACAGCCTG GCCCACGCCCTGGAGGCAGACATGGAGCTGGAGTTTCTGGAGACGGCCTGTGCCTGCAAAGCTGTCATCTGCTGCCGGGTGACCCCCTTGCAGAAGGCACAGGTGGTAGAACTGGTTAAGAAGTACAAGAAAGCTGTGACACTTGCCATTGGGGATGGAGCCAACGATGTCAGCATGATCAAAA CGGCTCACATTGGCGTGGGCATCAGTGGGCAGGAAGGGATCCAGGCTGTCCTGGCCTCCGATTACTCCTTCTCCCAGTTCAAGTTCCTGCAGCGCCTCCTGCTGGTCCACGGGCGCTGGTCCTACCTGCGCATGTGCAAGTTCCTCTGCTATTTCTTCTACAAGAACTTTGCTTTCACCATGGTCCACTTCTGGTTTGGCTTCTTCTGCGGCTTCTCCGCCCAG ACTGTCTATGACCAGTATTTCATCACCCTGTATAACATCGTGTACACTTCCCTACCAGTCCTGGCTATGGGGGTCTTTGATCAG GATGTCCCCGAGCAGCGAAGCATGGAGTACCCTAAGCTGTATGAGCCAGGCCAGCTGAACCTTCTCTTCAACAAGCGAGAGTTCTTCATCTGCATCGCCCAGGGCATCTACACCTCTGTGCTCATGTTCTTCATCCCCTATGGGGTGTTTGCCGAGGCCACCCGAGATGATGGCACCCAGCTGGCTGACTACCAGTCCTTTGCAGTCACCGTGGCCACGTCCTTGGTCATTGTGGTTAGTGTGCAG ATTGGGCTGGACACAGGCTACTGGACGGCCATCAACCACTTCTTCATCTGGGGCAGCCTAGCTGTTTACTTTGCCATCCTCTTTGCCATGCACAGCAACGGGCTCTTTGACATGTTTCCGAACCAGTTCCGGTTTGTGG GGAATGCCCAGAACACTCTGGCCCAGCCCACGGTGTGGCTGACCATCGTGCTCACCACAGTCGTCTGCATCATGCCTGTGGTCGCCTTTCGGTTCCTCAGGCTCCATCTGAAGCCAGATCTCTCCGACACG GTCCGCTACACCCAGCTGGTGAGGAAGAAGCAGAAAGCCCAGCACCGCTGCATGCGGCGGGTTGGCCGCACGGGTTCCCGGCGCTCCGGCTACGCCTTCTCCCACCAGGAGGGTTTCGGGGAGCTCATTATGTCTGGCAAGAACATGCGGCTCAGCTCCCTGGCGCTGTCCAGCTTCACCACCCGCTCCAGCTCCAGCTGGATCGAGAGCCTGCGCAGGAAGAAGAGCGACAGCGCCAGCAGCCCCAGCGGTGCGGCGGACAAGCCCCTCAAGGGGTGA